The sequence AATACCTTTTCTAGATGGAACAGGGCATGCACAAATGCATGCCCTGCTTTTTTGTGCTGAAAAATTGCAAGAATTGCAAAAGTTTTGCGACAACTTGACAAACATTGCGTAGTCACCCGCCAATGAATTAACGTATAATGAGGAAAAATGATTGAACTATAAAAGGGAGGGATAGGTAGATGGTGCTTGCAGCAGAACGAAATGGACGGATAAATATATGGATTGAGGAATTGAAAAACCACTTGTTTCATAAGCTTGATGATGTGACATTTACCGGCTTTACGACGAAACAGCATTTTACTTATGAGGAAGCAATAAAGCAGGAGTTTTATCCTATGCCACAGGGCACTTCCTGGGGAGCCAAATGGGAATACGGCTGGTTTCGGACAGAGATTGTATTGCCCAGAGAGGCGGAGGGAAAACGGATTTTTCTTCATCCTGAAGTAGGTGGGGAGATGTTGATCTGGGTGAATGGAAAAACAGCAGGTTCAAAAGATTTAAAACATGATGGAATTACACTGACCCGCTGTGGGAATGCAGGTGAGCGTTTTTTTGTGGTAGTAGAAAGCTATGCAGGGCATGGGCCAAGACTGGAAAAAGGCGGACCATGCCCTCCTTGGCGTATAGCAGTTCCTGAACCTCCGCCGTATCAGGTAATGATAGGCGTTTCGGATTTCGGTATCTGGAATGAAGATGCATTTCAGCTTCTTATGGATGTACATACCCTTTACAAGCTTTCCAAAGGACTTGATCCCAAGTCTTTAAGAGCGATGAAAGTAAACCAGGGACTTTTGGAATTTACCTTTCTGGCAGATTTTGAGCTGGAACGGGAAGCACGGGATGAATCCTTTCGTAATGCAAGAAAGGAACTGGCGCCGCTGCTTTCCTGTGTCAATGGGTCAACTGCACCGGAGTTTACCATATTTGGACAATCCCATCTGGATCTTGCCTGGCTCTGGCCCTGGGAGGAAACGAAGCGAAAATGTGCCAGAACCCTGTCTACACAAATTGCTTTGTCTGATGAATATGAAGATTACAAATTTCTTTTATGTGAACCCCCCATTATGGAAAATGTAAAAGAAAATTATCCGGAGCTGTACGGACGTCTTCTCCAGAAGGTTGAGGATGGATCCTTTATACCGGAAGGCGGGATGTATGTGGAGTCGGATACCAATCTGGTATCTGGAGAGAGCCTGATCCGTCAGTGCCTATACGGAAGAAAGTGGTTTTTGGAAGAGCTGGGAAAAGAAAGTGTCATGGTTTGGCTTCCGGACTGCTTTGGTTTTAACGGACAGCTGCCTCAGATCATGAAAGGATGTGGAATCCGCTACTTTACTACTCAGAAGATAGCCAGGGCATTAAAAGGCTGTGATGTATTTCCTTATAATAATTTCTGGTGGGAAGGAATTGACGGTTCCAGAATTCTGACTCATTTTTATAAAGAGAATAATTCCAGGCTGGATCCTCTTGATTTAATCACGAGATGGAGGGAGGATCGTATTCAGCAGGAGAATATTGATTCTTTTCTCTATCCTTTCGGATTCGGTGACGGCGGGGGTGGTGCCACCAGAGAAATGATAGAAGCAGCAGGGCGTGTAAAGGATTTAGAAGGAGCACCCCGCACCCACATGGAAAGCCCTGTTAAATTTTTTCAAAGGCTGGAGGAGGAAGGCTCGGTAACGGAGGTTTACAGAGGGGAACTCTACCTGCCCTGGCATAGGGGAACCTACACATCCCAGGCGTGGATCAAGAAAGAAAACCGGCTGACAGAACGAAGGCTACGAGAAGCAGAACTTTTAAATTCCATCGCATGCTTTGCAGAAAACGGAGAAAACCGGAGGGAAGAGCTGGAATCTTTATGGAAAGTACTGCTCTTTCATCAGTTCCATGACATCATTCCCGGAACCTCCATAACCAGGGTATATGAGGATGCCAGGGAAGCGCTAAAATCTATCGGAGAAAAAGCCCTTGATTTTTATGGAGAAGCAAGAAAGCAGATTACAGGATCAGAGGATGACGGTGTCTTACTATTCAATTCTTTATCCTGGGAGCGGGAGGAATTGGCGGAGATTCCGGCAAAAGATGGAGAGCGTCTGGTTCTGAGCGGAAGATTCCCTGTGACCCAGAAAATCGGAGATAGGATGCTGATCCCTGTGAAGGTTCCTTCCTGTGGCTATACCGATCTTGGCGGACAGAACCAAAACCAAATTGCCTGTGGCTATACCGGAATTTCAGAAGAAGAGGTATGCCGGATCTATGAAAAAGATGGTTCGTTTGTTCTGGAAAACGGTCTGGTCAAGGCTATTGTCGACGGTCTTGGTCAGGTGAGGAGTGTTTTCGATCAGGAAACAAAAACCGACTATGTCGATGGGATTGCAAACCAGTTTTTCCTGTATCAGGATATTAATGTGGATTATGATGCTTGGGAAATAAGTTCCTTCTATAAGAATGTTCCGGTAGAGTTGGGGAATACGGCAGAGCTTACCATTGTGGAGAGAGGACCGCTTAAGGTGGTGCTTCTGGTAAAGCGTATGATTCACCAATCCTCTCTGACGCAGAGAATTACATTATCCTATAACAGCAGGCGGATTGATTTTGTTACGGTCATTGACTGGCAGGAAACTCATAAGCTGCTGAAGGCAGCTTTCCCGGTTAATATCCGAACGGAAGAAGCCCTGGAAGAAATCCAGTTTGGGTATGTTAAACGCCCAACCCATCAAAACCGTCGTTATGATGCAGACCGTTATGAGGTGTGCAATCACCGGTATACTGCTATGACGGAACCGGGAAGGACCGCAGCAGTACTCAATGATTCCAAATATGGAGTCAGCACCAATGGCAATTCCATAGAACTGACTCTGTTAAAATCTCCGGTATGGCCGGATGTGCATGCAGATAAGGGAATACAGGAATTTACTTATTCTTTCTATATAGAAAGCAGGAATTTTACAGAAAGCGGAGTTGTACGGGAAGGGATGCAGTTAAATTGCCCCCTGGCATTTTGGGGGAAGGGTACCGGAGAAAAAGAATTTTTCCGGATCTCAGCAGGAAATGTGATTTTGGAGACGGTGAAGATGGCAGAAGACGGCCAAAATCATATGGTTATAAGATGTTATGAAGCCTTCGGAAAACATACCTCCTGTTTGGTGACAGCTGGCTTTAAAGTCAGCAAAGCGTGGGGAACTACCATGGAGGAGAATCTGGAAGGCGGAAAAGCGGTTCCGGTTCATCTGTTTGAAAATAGCAGTGAGATGCTCTTACATTTTGCTCCTTTTGAGATTAAAACCCTTCGGCTGATTCCATAAACGCAAAAAATGCGAATAAGGCAGTTTCGATAAAAACAAATTACGCATAGCAACAATGTGACCAAAATATTATAATAATTTCATCAACTTCAATAAGAAAATACCAAAACATGATACGGAGTTAACAAAAAATGCCCAAAAAACTAATCATTTTTACAGACAGTGGAGATACAATTATTGACGAAAGCACCGAAATTCACAATGAAGATGGTATTGTAGTTCATGCAGAACTAATACCCGGTGCAGGGGAGACTCTAAAAGCCCTTTACGAAGCAGGTTATGTCATTGCAATGGTGGCAGATGGAGAAGAACAGTCCTTTACCAATGTTTATGAAAAAAACGGCCTTGGTTATTGTTTCCATACCAGGACAATTTCCGAGATAGTCGGGATCCAGAAGCCATCTGGGCGGATGTTTCAGGATGCCATGGAGAAGAATCACCTGACAGAAGAGGACAAAAAGAGGGTGGTTATGATCGGAAACAATGTAAAAAAGGATGTTGCAGGAGCCAACCGCTTTGGAATTACTTCTATTCTCATTGACTGGTCTCCCCGCTATGATATGATTCCGGCTGATGAATGGGAAACGCCGGACTATACCGTCCATGAACCAAAAGAACTTCTGGCTCTGATAGAAAGACTGGAGGCAGAAATTAATAAAGACGGGAACGAATAGAAAGAGGGTGTGGATATTATGAAAGAAAAAGCAGCAAAGGGAAAAGAGCGCAAGATCCCGTTTAAAGTATATCTGCGCAACACCTGGCAGCTTTACTTAATGCTTCTGATCCCGGTAATTTATATGCTTCTGTTCCGTTATAAGCCAATGATCGGAGGCATCATTGCATTTAAGAAATTCAATGTATTTGCCGGCATCTGGAACAGTCCGTGGGTTGGACTTGCGAACTTTAGGGAGGCCTTCGGTTCAAAGGATTTCTGGAATGCATTGAAAAATACCCTGATATTAAACGCAGGTGATTTAATAATTGGATTTCCGATTCCGGTATTTATTGCTGTATTCCTGTTTGAAATCAGAAACACGCATATCAGGAAAGCTACGCAGACAATTTTGTATCTTCCCAACTTTCTTTCCTGGGTTATTATTTCAGGTATTATTACACAGCTCTTTTCCGTAAGTGGTCTTGTCAATGATCTGATCCGTAGAACAGGATTTGCAGAAGTGAACTTCTTAAGTTCTCCGTTTGTCTGGCGATTTGTGTATTGGTTTTCAGGTGTCTGGCAGTCAGCGGGTTATTCCTTGATCATTTATCTGGCAGCACTGACAGCGACGGATCCGTCTTTGGGTGAAGCAGCGTATATAGACGGCGCAACAAGGCTTCAGAGAATTGCCCATGTTACGATACCTCAGATCAGGCCAACGATTTCTATCATGCTCATCATGCAGCTTGGAAAAATTGTATCAATTGATTTCGACCGTCCATATATGATGGGAAATACTTTAGTAAAGAGTGCTTCAGATGTTATTAGTACCTATGTTTATAACGTTGGCCTTCAGTCAGGACGTTTTGATTTTGCCACTGCAGTTGGATTGTTCCAGTCAGTGGTGGGAATTATCCTGATTCTATCGGTGAATAAAGTTTCCAAAAAAATGGGAGAGGAGGGAATTATGTAATGGGGGAATTAAAGAGCAAGACAGAACGCAGGTTTCAGGTTTTCTGGAATACTTTTTTTGTAGTAATCAGTATTATTGCGATGATACCGATCCTCCGTGTGATATCCATGTCCCTCAGTTCCAAGGATGCGATTCTGAGTGGAAAGGTTTTTTTGTATCCGGTACAGTTTACAACGGAAGCTTACATCAGGGCATTTCGAAGCGGGAGCTTCGTCTCATCCTTTATTTATTCCGTTTTTCTGATGCTGGGATCTACGGCTGTGTGCATCATCATGACAATCATGGCGGCATACCCGCTTTCGAAGAAGAATTTAAAAGGCGGAACAATCATTATGACCCTGTTTGTATTGACGATGTATCTGGATCCGGGAATCATCCCCAAATATTTGAATGTGAAGGATTTTAAGTTGATTGATACCGTATGGGCTCTGATCATCCCGGAGGCACTCAGCGCGTATAATATGATTATTATGTGTACCGCTTTCAAAGGATTAGACTCCTCACTTTATGAAGCGGCAAAGATTGATGGCTGCAATGAGATTCAGACCTTATTCAGAGTTGCGATTCCTTTGGTTTACCCCACATTGGCTACACTCGCTCTGTTTTATGCAGTAGGCAGATGGAACCGGTTGAGTGACGTTCTTTACTATGTAAACACTTCTAAGCTTTACACAGTTCAGATGGTATTAAAACAGCTGATTGAATCGGTTAAGATATCCCAGGAAGAAGGAATTGCATCACAGCTGGTTGCTGATAACATTAAATCGGCAAGCATCGTGATTTCTATGACACCAATGATTATTGCATATCCGTTTATACAGAAATATTTTACAAAGGGCATTATGCTTGGTGCAGTAAAAGGCTGATTATTATTTAACCTCATCAAGCAGGGTCGCGGATTACGAATATCCGATTGACTAATAAATATGGGTATAGAAGAAAGGGAGGTTTTTTCATGAGAAAAGTAAGATTATTGAAAATCTGTATGGCAGTTTTTGCAGCAGCAGCTCTGGCAACCGGATGCGGTTCCAATTCTGGCAAGGACGCAGCGAAAGCAGCAGGTGCTGCAGAAACAAAGGCTGGGGCAACGGCAGCGGGAGAGAATGGAGAGGAAGTAACCATCAAAGTTATGGTTTGGGACAGAGGTGATGCAGCTCCTGGTACGACTGTAGAAAACAACACCCAGACGGAATGGATCAAACAGCAGATGAAGGAAAAGTATAACATCAATGTGGAATATGTTTCCGTTCCAAGATCATCTTCTGATGATAAGCTGAACATCATGATGTCAGGCGGAAGCGCTCCTGATATCGTATTTACATACAATCAGAG is a genomic window of Lacrimispora sphenoides containing:
- a CDS encoding alpha-mannosidase; its protein translation is MVLAAERNGRINIWIEELKNHLFHKLDDVTFTGFTTKQHFTYEEAIKQEFYPMPQGTSWGAKWEYGWFRTEIVLPREAEGKRIFLHPEVGGEMLIWVNGKTAGSKDLKHDGITLTRCGNAGERFFVVVESYAGHGPRLEKGGPCPPWRIAVPEPPPYQVMIGVSDFGIWNEDAFQLLMDVHTLYKLSKGLDPKSLRAMKVNQGLLEFTFLADFELEREARDESFRNARKELAPLLSCVNGSTAPEFTIFGQSHLDLAWLWPWEETKRKCARTLSTQIALSDEYEDYKFLLCEPPIMENVKENYPELYGRLLQKVEDGSFIPEGGMYVESDTNLVSGESLIRQCLYGRKWFLEELGKESVMVWLPDCFGFNGQLPQIMKGCGIRYFTTQKIARALKGCDVFPYNNFWWEGIDGSRILTHFYKENNSRLDPLDLITRWREDRIQQENIDSFLYPFGFGDGGGGATREMIEAAGRVKDLEGAPRTHMESPVKFFQRLEEEGSVTEVYRGELYLPWHRGTYTSQAWIKKENRLTERRLREAELLNSIACFAENGENRREELESLWKVLLFHQFHDIIPGTSITRVYEDAREALKSIGEKALDFYGEARKQITGSEDDGVLLFNSLSWEREELAEIPAKDGERLVLSGRFPVTQKIGDRMLIPVKVPSCGYTDLGGQNQNQIACGYTGISEEEVCRIYEKDGSFVLENGLVKAIVDGLGQVRSVFDQETKTDYVDGIANQFFLYQDINVDYDAWEISSFYKNVPVELGNTAELTIVERGPLKVVLLVKRMIHQSSLTQRITLSYNSRRIDFVTVIDWQETHKLLKAAFPVNIRTEEALEEIQFGYVKRPTHQNRRYDADRYEVCNHRYTAMTEPGRTAAVLNDSKYGVSTNGNSIELTLLKSPVWPDVHADKGIQEFTYSFYIESRNFTESGVVREGMQLNCPLAFWGKGTGEKEFFRISAGNVILETVKMAEDGQNHMVIRCYEAFGKHTSCLVTAGFKVSKAWGTTMEENLEGGKAVPVHLFENSSEMLLHFAPFEIKTLRLIP
- a CDS encoding HAD family hydrolase is translated as MPKKLIIFTDSGDTIIDESTEIHNEDGIVVHAELIPGAGETLKALYEAGYVIAMVADGEEQSFTNVYEKNGLGYCFHTRTISEIVGIQKPSGRMFQDAMEKNHLTEEDKKRVVMIGNNVKKDVAGANRFGITSILIDWSPRYDMIPADEWETPDYTVHEPKELLALIERLEAEINKDGNE
- a CDS encoding ABC transporter permease; protein product: MKEKAAKGKERKIPFKVYLRNTWQLYLMLLIPVIYMLLFRYKPMIGGIIAFKKFNVFAGIWNSPWVGLANFREAFGSKDFWNALKNTLILNAGDLIIGFPIPVFIAVFLFEIRNTHIRKATQTILYLPNFLSWVIISGIITQLFSVSGLVNDLIRRTGFAEVNFLSSPFVWRFVYWFSGVWQSAGYSLIIYLAALTATDPSLGEAAYIDGATRLQRIAHVTIPQIRPTISIMLIMQLGKIVSIDFDRPYMMGNTLVKSASDVISTYVYNVGLQSGRFDFATAVGLFQSVVGIILILSVNKVSKKMGEEGIM
- a CDS encoding carbohydrate ABC transporter permease is translated as MGELKSKTERRFQVFWNTFFVVISIIAMIPILRVISMSLSSKDAILSGKVFLYPVQFTTEAYIRAFRSGSFVSSFIYSVFLMLGSTAVCIIMTIMAAYPLSKKNLKGGTIIMTLFVLTMYLDPGIIPKYLNVKDFKLIDTVWALIIPEALSAYNMIIMCTAFKGLDSSLYEAAKIDGCNEIQTLFRVAIPLVYPTLATLALFYAVGRWNRLSDVLYYVNTSKLYTVQMVLKQLIESVKISQEEGIASQLVADNIKSASIVISMTPMIIAYPFIQKYFTKGIMLGAVKG